The Solanum pennellii chromosome 11, SPENNV200 genome contains a region encoding:
- the LOC107003431 gene encoding uncharacterized protein LOC107003431: protein MLKRGQTFQKKTSQKPSENTKDQVCHKCGSPDHFIKFCPLWALEQKKANFEKVKDIKNDKYIPTNRRMTNQEADLSTRRAFAAMGDLSEEEFEDGGFENQSLLAIEQSNKYDFLALIAETDSEDDEEDDKQSKVSFHHIKVNIESYSKKELESLLSTLIDAYQSVNSEREQVMENYASLREVNDNLEKHNHFLQNKLKEQIKISELSHKGKNSASELQLALEEKIKLLTIKYQALTERNRLLQENLDHTKLDLERNLRWTRSSEILTQIQEKQTTSRSGIGFKKQNNLVSHTIHMSKSLCTHCGNSGHLKNQCKALFEAFQKNVKFTKKEKTDTAKNLVRNKNAPNKRFSYLPLWARRNLIHPFTHIKGPKLIWVPKTNL, encoded by the coding sequence ATGCTAAAGAGAGGGCAGacctttcaaaagaaaacttctcaAAAACCATCTGAAAACACTAAAGACCAGGTTTGTCATAAATGTGGGAGCCCAGATCACTTCATCAAATTCTGTCCACTTTGGGCTTTAGAGCAGAAAAAGGCAAACTTTGAGAAggtcaaagacatcaagaatgATAAGTACATTCCCACAAACAGAAGAATGACCAATCAAGAAGCGGATCTTTCAACGAGAAGAGCCTTTGCCGCTATGGGGGACTTATCTGAAGAAGAATTTGAGGATGGAGGGTTCGAAAATCAGTCACTACttgcaatagaacaatcaaataaatatgattttcttgcacTCATTGCTGAAACAGATtctgaagatgatgaagaagatgacaaacaaagcaaggtaagttttcatcacatcaaagtaaatattgaatcatattctaAAAAGGAACTAGAGTCTTTATTGAGTACTCTTATAGATGCATATCAGTCtgtcaattctgaaagagaACAAGTGATGGAAAACTATGCATCTTTAAGAGAAGTCAATGACAATCTTGAGAAACACAATcactttcttcaaaataaattaaaagaacagaTTAAAATCTCAGAGTTAAGTCACAAGGGCAAAAACTCTGCTAGTGAACTTCAATTAGctctagaagaaaaaataaaattgttaaccaTAAAATATCAAGCTTTAACAGAAAGGAATAGGTTGTTACAAGAAAATCTTGATCATACCAAACTGGATCTGGAAAGAAATCTTAGATGGACCAGGTCCTCTGAAATTTTAACTCAGATTCAAGAAAAGCAAACCACTAGTCGAAGTGGGATAGGTTTTAAAAAACAGAATAATCTTGTGTCACACACTATTCACATGTCTAAAAGTTTATGCACTCATTGTGGAAACTCAGGTCATTTAAAGAATCAATGTAAAGCTTTATTTGAGgcttttcagaaaaatgttaagttcaccaaaaaggaaaagactGATACGGCTAAGAACCTGGTTCGAAATAAAAATGCTCCAAATAAAAGGTTTTCTTATTTGCCTTTATGGGCTAGAAGAAATCTTATTCATCCTTTTACTCACATAAAGGGGCCCAAGCTAATCTGGGTTCCCAAGACTAATCTTTGA
- the LOC107004555 gene encoding vesicle-associated membrane protein 727 → MNPKGLIYSFVARGTVVLAEHTPYSGNFSTIAVQCLQKLPSNSSKYTYSCDSHTFNFLLDSGFVFLVVADEPTGRSVPFVFLERVKDDFKKRYGSSIKNDGDPHPLADDDEEDDDLFGDRFSIAYNLDREFGPKLKEHMEYCMNHPDEMSKLSKLKAQITEVKGIMMDNIEKVLDRGEKIELLVDKTENLQFQADSFQRQGRQLRRKMWFQNLQMKLMVGGAIVIFIIIVWLFACGGFSC, encoded by the exons ATGAATCCAAAAGGTTTGATTTATAGCTTTGTTGCGAGAGGGACTGTTGTTCTAGCTGAGCATACACCTTATTCAGGGAACTTTAGTACCATTGCTGTCCAGTGCTTGCAGAAGCTCCCTTCAAATAGTAGCAAATATACGTACTCATGCGACAGTCACACCTTCAACTTCCTTTTAGATAGTGGATTTG TCTTCCTAGTTGTTGCTGATGAACCAACAGGAAGAAGTGTACCGTTTGTGTTTCTTGAAAGGGTTAAGGATGATTTCAAGAAACGCTATGGTTCAAGTATCAAAAATGATGGCGATCCACATCCTCTTgctgatgatgatgaagaagatgatgatctATTCGGGGATCGTTTTAGCATTGCGTACAATCTTGAcagagaatttgg GCCAAAACTTAAAGAGCACATGGAATACTGTATGAACCATCCTGATGAAATGAGCAAGCTCTCTAAATTGAAGGCTCAAATCACAGAAGTCAAAGGAATAATGATGGACAACATTGAGAAG GTTTTGGATCGGGGTGAGAAGATTGAACTGCTAGTGGATAAAACCGAGAACCTTCAGTTCCAG GCTGACAGCTTCCAGAGGCAAGGAAGGCAGCTTCGTCGCAAGATGTGGTTTCAGAACCTTCAAATGAAACTGATGGTTGGTGGTGCTATTGTAATTTTCATTATCATCGTTTGGCTTTTCGCTTGTGGAGGTTTCAGTTGTTGA